A genomic region of Castor canadensis chromosome 16, mCasCan1.hap1v2, whole genome shotgun sequence contains the following coding sequences:
- the Rabac1 gene encoding prenylated Rab acceptor protein 1, which yields MAAQKDQQKDAEAEGLSATTLLPKLIPSGVGREWLERRRATIRPWGTFVDQHRFSRPRNLGELCQRLVRNVEYYQSNYVFVFLGLILYCVVTSPMLLVALAVFFGACYILYLRTLQSKLVLFGREVSPAHQYALAGGVSFPFFWLAGAGSAVFWVLGATLVVIGSHAAFHQIEPADGEELQMEPV from the exons ATGGCAGCTCAGAAGGACCAGCAGAAGGATGCCGAGGCAGAAGGGCTGAGCGCCAC GACCCTGCTGCCCAAGCTGATTCCCTCTGGCGTAGGCCGAGAGTGGCTGGAGCGGCGCCGCGCGACCATCCGGCCCTGGGGCACCTTCGTGGACCAGCACCGCTTCTCGAGACCCCGCAACCTGGGCGAGTTGTGCCAGCGGCTGGTACGCAATGTGGAATACTACCAGAGCAACTATGTGTTCGTGTTCCTGGGCCTCATCCTGTACTGCGT TGTCACATCCCCCATGCTGCTGGTGGCTCTGGCCGTCTTCTTCGGCGCCTGTTATATCCTGTATCTGCGCACATTGCAGTCCAAGCTTGTGCTCTTTG GTCGAGAGGTAAGTCCGGCCCATCAGTACGCTCTGGCTGGGGGagtctccttcccttttttctggCTGGCTGGTGCAGGCTCCGCTGTCTTCTGGGTCCTGG GAGCCACCCTGGTGGTCATCGGCTCCCACGCCGCCTTCCACCAGATCGAGCCTGCAGATGGGGAGGAGCTGCAGATGGAACCCGTGTGA